A region of the Chloroflexota bacterium genome:
ATGGCGATGCGATAGCCTTTGATCATGAAGCCGGTGACCAGGACGACAAACACAAACAGGAAGACCAGGGTATCATCGGCCTTGGTATCCAGGCGTGCAGGCTTGATGATGTACCTCCGGTACATGGCCAGTGCGCCGCCGAGGATAATCAGCAAGGCGCCGATCTCCGAGGCCAGAGAGGAGTAAAGGTAAACGTCCTGGGGCGGGTTGTCAATACCTATAGGGTAGGAAAGCAGCCGGATTAGCTTGCTCACAATGATCAGGGCCGCTCCCCAGAAAATGAGGAAGTGCATCCAGCCGGGATAGGCTTCACTCAGGAGGCGCAGATGGGCAAGGGAAACCCCCAGAGTGGTCTTGATGCGAGTGAATATGTTACCGGTGCGGTCGTCTGGCCTGCCTACACGCCAAAGCAGCAGCCGCCTGTAGAGACCCAGAGCGAAAAGAGCCAGAAGGACGGGGCTGAGTATCAGAACAGCTATTATTACTGGCTTAAAAATGTCGTGTATATATGATAGCTGCCCAGTCCAAAAAGTATTCAAAGTATCCATAGGTGCTAGATTGTCCTCCTGGCTCCGTGGGCCATTGGGCCTCCGTATCCCATCGTACTAGCCCTTTTGGCCGGCAACTCTCCAATTTCCCAGCTTCTTCTGCTCATATCATTAGTATGACGGGTAAAACAACGACAGATGAGTAGCGAAGAAGATCACCAGAATAATGCCAGCCGCCACCAGAATCAGAACTATCGGCCTATTATATTTCTTTTGCGCTATCCCGAAATCGAAGGCCGCCAGCCTGACGGCATTCAAGATGCAATAAAGGATCGCCGTCAGCACCAGCACCTCTAAGAAGATGGCTATTCCTCTCAGCGCACCGTCCACTGGCTTACACTCCGATCATATTGGCCGCCGCTCTGGACATGGCCTTTGCCCTACATGCCGGGCAGACCTCAAGATGGGAGGTCAATCCTTGTCCTGCGGCGATCCTGGTTCTCAGCTTATCTATCATGGCCTTTGGCGCTACTGACGCGCCGCATTCTTGACACCTGGCTAGCCGGCTCTCAAAGATTGCCTCTGCCGCTCTGCATAGCCTGTCAATTTCCAGCGTGTTTTCCAGATGAAGGCATCTCTCGGGGCAAGCTTCCATGCACTGGCCGCAGCCCAGGCACAACCGGTGTTCGAAGAGCAACCGGCATGAGCCTTCATCCGACAGGAATTTCAGCGCCCCGGTGGGGCAATCCAGGGCACACAAGCCACAGGCCGTACACTGAGAGCTGTCCAGTTGCACCTTACCGAAGGGCACAGCACCGGCTGAGATAGCCTCGGTTCTGGCTGGTTCCAGCTTCCTGTCCACGCTAACAATAAGCTCAGGCAGCGCCAGGTTGCCGACTACAAGCGTCGCTGGCTCAAACGACCTGAGCGGTGTGGGTGGGAGTTCTTCGATCTGGCGAAGAAACTGGGTCAGTTTCCCTTTGAGGTCACCGACTTCAAAGGCTCCTATGCGCCCCGGTTCGATGTCCCAGCGCTGAAGCAATGCTTGCACGAACTGGACTCTTCCCGGCCACTTCTCTGGCTTGCGGCCAAGACGGCAATTCTCTTTGTTTGAGATGAACGCCACACCCTGTGCCCCTAGATCGAAGGCACGTAACAGCAGCCAGAAGGAGATCATGTCGAGGCAGGGCATTTCCAGGAGTAGCATGTTCGGGCTGTAGCCGAGAGGGTCCACCTCGGCATTGTTCGGGGAGGAGCGACAGCTTTGGCAAGCCAGAGCTAATATCCGTGGCTCAAGACTGCCGATGTCACAAAGCAATCCCTCCATTTCTCTCTCCAACTGGTCGAGGGAAAAGTTGGGATAGGATATAGATTGGTGGAGGCACAAAGCAGCGCAAGAGCCACAGCCGTGACACTCCTTTTTATCAATCTGAACGCCCCCGTCTTTGGCCACAATAGCGCCCGACGGGCAGTTCTCCCGGCAGAGGCGACATCTTTCAGTGCCAACGCACTTTTCTCTTTGGACGTAAGGCACTACCTGATACCGTGGCACCAGCATATCAAACAGTTGGCGCCGGCTGATCTCTCCGTGGGGCCTGCCGAATTGCACTTTCAGAGCTTGTTGCGGTACGCCAGTGAAGGTGGCTTGTCGGGCTAGCTGAGCCCACAGGAGGAGCTTGATCCTGCCGGTCAGATCGGTGGGGCTATAGGAGGAAGAGATTTCTCTCAACAGATCGACTATTCTGATAGAATACGGATCGACAGAGGCCCTTTCTGGTTCCTGCCACAGATGCAGCCTAGGCTCAAACTGTGAGCAAGCTCCAACTACAGTTGGCTGAAGGCCGTGCTCCTGCACTAGTCCAGACAGAACTCGAGGTTCGCAGAACTTGTCTCCCACCACCACTTTCAGACCCGACTGCCTCTCCTCCAGAAAGAGGCGTATGGCGTCTATCGGTACGGCGCGGCTCAGGCGACCTTGACAGTCGCAGAGATAAACGCCTTTTTGACTAAACTCTGTCAAATCAGTCTACTCCTTGGCCCCCTGGCGCGGGCTCCACCTCGGCTGATCCATGGGCTGGTTTAGATTCCGTGGAAGAAGGCAGCAGATCCATGAACTTCAAGCCCAAGAAATAGAGGACTCCCAGGAAGGCAAACATACCTACTGACAATATTACCTCCGCTGGCATTATGGGGAAGGAACCTGTTTGCCCCCACACGCCCTGAATATCTCCCGGGTAGTATTGCAAGGGATAGGCCAGCCCCGGAATGACCAGGGCCAGTCTTTCGAAGAATATCCCAATCACCACGGATGCCGCAGCGATCATTATCCACCTGATGTTCTTATTGGTCTTCGGATTGAGCAGGATGATAAGGGGTACAATGTAGCCCAACCCCACTTGCCCCACCCAGAAAAGCGGGCTGTAGCGTCCGGTGAGCAGGAAGACGGTGGCATCGCGGTTAGGCGAGTAGAGATGGGTCAGCTTGTCCACCAGAACGAGGATGACCAGGAATATGATCAGAATGGTCAGCAGCCTTCGCAGGCTGAATATTATCTCATTGCTTATGCTGCGCCCGGTTACCTTCAGGGTGAAAAACACAGCCAGTATCAGGAGCGCCAGCCCAGATACCATGGCGGCTGACAGGAATTCGAGGGGCTTTATCGGCGAGTAGAATATCTCTCTGGTGGCGATGAAACCGAAGATGGCTCCTGTGCCCATGTGCACCAGCGCTGCCCAGCAAACGGCCAGGATGCCGATCGGTTTGATCAGCTTGGCTTTGTTGGCCAGGATGGAGCCGAGGTAGACCAGGCTGATGACGAAATAACCTCCGTAGAGGATTCCATTGAGGGCGAACATGGAGGTCATGTTG
Encoded here:
- a CDS encoding hydrogenase iron-sulfur subunit; amino-acid sequence: MTEFSQKGVYLCDCQGRLSRAVPIDAIRLFLEERQSGLKVVVGDKFCEPRVLSGLVQEHGLQPTVVGACSQFEPRLHLWQEPERASVDPYSIRIVDLLREISSSYSPTDLTGRIKLLLWAQLARQATFTGVPQQALKVQFGRPHGEISRRQLFDMLVPRYQVVPYVQREKCVGTERCRLCRENCPSGAIVAKDGGVQIDKKECHGCGSCAALCLHQSISYPNFSLDQLEREMEGLLCDIGSLEPRILALACQSCRSSPNNAEVDPLGYSPNMLLLEMPCLDMISFWLLLRAFDLGAQGVAFISNKENCRLGRKPEKWPGRVQFVQALLQRWDIEPGRIGAFEVGDLKGKLTQFLRQIEELPPTPLRSFEPATLVVGNLALPELIVSVDRKLEPARTEAISAGAVPFGKVQLDSSQCTACGLCALDCPTGALKFLSDEGSCRLLFEHRLCLGCGQCMEACPERCLHLENTLEIDRLCRAAEAIFESRLARCQECGASVAPKAMIDKLRTRIAAGQGLTSHLEVCPACRAKAMSRAAANMIGV